One part of the Sciurus carolinensis chromosome 4, mSciCar1.2, whole genome shotgun sequence genome encodes these proteins:
- the Itfg2 gene encoding KICSTOR complex protein ITFG2 isoform X4 — MRSVSYVQRVALEFSGSLFPHAICLGDVDNDALTCVGVGDVCNKGKNLVVAVSAEGWFHLFDLTSTKVLDASGHHETLMGEEQRPVFKQHIPANTKVMLISDIDGDGCCELVVGYTDRVVRAFRWEELAEGTEHLTGQLVSLKKWMLEGQVDSLSVTPGPLGVPELMVSQPGCAYAVLLCTWNKDTVSPATSEGDTEGSRETPAARDVVLHQTSGRIHNKNVSTHLIGNIQQGHNSESRGSGLFALCTLDGTLKLMEEADKLLWSVQVDHQLFALEKLDITGNGHEEVVACAWDGQTYIIDHNRTVVRFQVDENIRAFCAGLYACKEGRNSPCLVYVTFNQKIYVYWEVQLERMESTNLLKLLEAEPEYHSLLQELGMDPDDLPATRTLLHQTLYHPDQPLECAPSSLQDPT; from the exons tTGACTTGTGTTGGAGTTGGAGATGTGTGTAACAAAGGAAAG AACCTTGTAGTGGCAGTGAGTGCTGAAGGCTGGTTTCACTTGTTTGACCTGACATCTACCAAAGTTCTGGATGCTTCTGGGCACCATGAGACACTCATGGGAGAGGAGCAGCGTCCAGTCTTCAAACAACACATTCCCGCCAACACCAAGGTCATGCTGATCAGCGACATCG ATGGAGATGGGTGTTGCGAGCTGGTAGTGGGCTACACAGACCGTGTGGTGCGGGCCTTTCGCTGGGAAGAGCTGGCTGAGGGCACTGAACACCTTACAGGACAGCTGGTGTCCCTCAAGAAATGGATGCTGGAGGGTCAG GTGGACAGTCTCTCGGTGACCCCAGGGCCACTGGGTGTTCCTGAACTGATGGTATCTCAGCCAGGCTGTGCTTATGCAGTACTTCTGTGCACCTGGAACAAGGATACTGTGTCCCCTGCTACCTCTGAGGGGGACACGGAGGGCAGTAG GGAGACCCCAGCTGCCCGAGATGTAGTGCTGCACCAGACTTCTGGCCGCATCCACAACAAGAACGTCTCCACTCACCTGATCGGCAATATCCAGCAAG GCCATAATTCTGAGAGTCGTGGCTCTGGCCTCTTTGCCCTGTGTACCCTGGATG GGACGCTGAAGCTTATGGAGGAAGCAGACAAGCTGCTGTGGTCAGTCCAGGTGGATCACCAACTTTTCGCCCTAGAAAAGTTAGATATCACA GGCAATGGGCATGAGGAGGTGGTCGCGTGTGCCTGGGACGGACAGACATATATTATTGATCACAACCGCACCGTTGTCCGCTTCCAAGTGGATGAAAATATCCGCGCCTTCTGTGCAG GCCTGTATGCCTGCAAAGAGGGCCGTAATAGCCCCTGCCTTGTGTACGTCACCTTTAACCAGAAGATCTATGTTTACTGGGAGGTGCAGCTGGAACGGATGGAGTCCACCAATCTGCTGAAACTGCTAGAAGCTGAGCCTGAGTACCACAGCCTCCTGCAGGAGCTGGGCATGG ATCCTGATGACCTCCCTGCAACTCGCACCCTGCTTCACCAAACTCTCTACCATCCGGACCAGCCACTAGAATGTGCTCCCTcaagcctccaggatcccacctAA
- the Itfg2 gene encoding KICSTOR complex protein ITFG2 isoform X2, which produces MRSVSYVQRVALEFSGSLFPHAICLGDVDNDALNELVVGDTSGKLSVYKNDDSRPWLTCTCQGMLTCVGVGDVCNKGKNLVVAVSAEGWFHLFDLTSTKVLDASGHHETLMGEEQRPVFKQHIPANTKVMLISDIDGDGCCELVVGYTDRVVRAFRWEELAEGTEHLTGQLVSLKKWMLEGQVDSLSVTPGPLGVPELMVSQPGCAYAVLLCTWNKDTVSPATSEGDTEGSRETPAARDVVLHQTSGRIHNKNVSTHLIGNIQQGHNSESRGSGLFALCTLDGTLKLMEEADKLLWSVQVDHQLFALEKLDITGNGHEEVVACAWDGQTYIIDHNRTVVRFQVDENIRAFCAGLYACKEGRNSPCLVYVTFNQKIYVYWEVQLERMESTNLLKLLEAEPEYHSLLQELGMDPDDLPATRTLLHQTLYHPDQPLECAPSSLQDPT; this is translated from the exons TTAAATGAACTGGTGGTGGGAGATACCAGTGGAAAGCTGTCTGTGTATAAGAATGATGACAGCCGGCCATGGCTCACCTGCACCTGCCAGGGAATG tTGACTTGTGTTGGAGTTGGAGATGTGTGTAACAAAGGAAAG AACCTTGTAGTGGCAGTGAGTGCTGAAGGCTGGTTTCACTTGTTTGACCTGACATCTACCAAAGTTCTGGATGCTTCTGGGCACCATGAGACACTCATGGGAGAGGAGCAGCGTCCAGTCTTCAAACAACACATTCCCGCCAACACCAAGGTCATGCTGATCAGCGACATCG ATGGAGATGGGTGTTGCGAGCTGGTAGTGGGCTACACAGACCGTGTGGTGCGGGCCTTTCGCTGGGAAGAGCTGGCTGAGGGCACTGAACACCTTACAGGACAGCTGGTGTCCCTCAAGAAATGGATGCTGGAGGGTCAG GTGGACAGTCTCTCGGTGACCCCAGGGCCACTGGGTGTTCCTGAACTGATGGTATCTCAGCCAGGCTGTGCTTATGCAGTACTTCTGTGCACCTGGAACAAGGATACTGTGTCCCCTGCTACCTCTGAGGGGGACACGGAGGGCAGTAG GGAGACCCCAGCTGCCCGAGATGTAGTGCTGCACCAGACTTCTGGCCGCATCCACAACAAGAACGTCTCCACTCACCTGATCGGCAATATCCAGCAAG GCCATAATTCTGAGAGTCGTGGCTCTGGCCTCTTTGCCCTGTGTACCCTGGATG GGACGCTGAAGCTTATGGAGGAAGCAGACAAGCTGCTGTGGTCAGTCCAGGTGGATCACCAACTTTTCGCCCTAGAAAAGTTAGATATCACA GGCAATGGGCATGAGGAGGTGGTCGCGTGTGCCTGGGACGGACAGACATATATTATTGATCACAACCGCACCGTTGTCCGCTTCCAAGTGGATGAAAATATCCGCGCCTTCTGTGCAG GCCTGTATGCCTGCAAAGAGGGCCGTAATAGCCCCTGCCTTGTGTACGTCACCTTTAACCAGAAGATCTATGTTTACTGGGAGGTGCAGCTGGAACGGATGGAGTCCACCAATCTGCTGAAACTGCTAGAAGCTGAGCCTGAGTACCACAGCCTCCTGCAGGAGCTGGGCATGG ATCCTGATGACCTCCCTGCAACTCGCACCCTGCTTCACCAAACTCTCTACCATCCGGACCAGCCACTAGAATGTGCTCCCTcaagcctccaggatcccacctAA
- the Itfg2 gene encoding KICSTOR complex protein ITFG2 isoform X3 yields MRSVSYVQRVALEFSGSLFPHAICLGDVDNDALTCVGVGDVCNKGKNLVVAVSAEGWFHLFDLTSTKVLDASGHHETLMGEEQRPVFKQHIPANTKVMLISDIDGDGCCELVVGYTDRVVRAFRWEELAEGTEHLTGQLVSLKKWMLEGQVDSLSVTPGPLGVPELMVSQPGCAYAVLLCTWNKDTVSPATSEGDTEGSRETPAARDVVLHQTSGRIHNKNVSTHLIGNIQQGHNSESRGSGLFALCTLDGEQCWAVLGTLKLMEEADKLLWSVQVDHQLFALEKLDITGNGHEEVVACAWDGQTYIIDHNRTVVRFQVDENIRAFCAGLYACKEGRNSPCLVYVTFNQKIYVYWEVQLERMESTNLLKLLEAEPEYHSLLQELGMDPDDLPATRTLLHQTLYHPDQPLECAPSSLQDPT; encoded by the exons tTGACTTGTGTTGGAGTTGGAGATGTGTGTAACAAAGGAAAG AACCTTGTAGTGGCAGTGAGTGCTGAAGGCTGGTTTCACTTGTTTGACCTGACATCTACCAAAGTTCTGGATGCTTCTGGGCACCATGAGACACTCATGGGAGAGGAGCAGCGTCCAGTCTTCAAACAACACATTCCCGCCAACACCAAGGTCATGCTGATCAGCGACATCG ATGGAGATGGGTGTTGCGAGCTGGTAGTGGGCTACACAGACCGTGTGGTGCGGGCCTTTCGCTGGGAAGAGCTGGCTGAGGGCACTGAACACCTTACAGGACAGCTGGTGTCCCTCAAGAAATGGATGCTGGAGGGTCAG GTGGACAGTCTCTCGGTGACCCCAGGGCCACTGGGTGTTCCTGAACTGATGGTATCTCAGCCAGGCTGTGCTTATGCAGTACTTCTGTGCACCTGGAACAAGGATACTGTGTCCCCTGCTACCTCTGAGGGGGACACGGAGGGCAGTAG GGAGACCCCAGCTGCCCGAGATGTAGTGCTGCACCAGACTTCTGGCCGCATCCACAACAAGAACGTCTCCACTCACCTGATCGGCAATATCCAGCAAG GCCATAATTCTGAGAGTCGTGGCTCTGGCCTCTTTGCCCTGTGTACCCTGGATGGTGAGCAATGCTGGGCTGTGTTGG GGACGCTGAAGCTTATGGAGGAAGCAGACAAGCTGCTGTGGTCAGTCCAGGTGGATCACCAACTTTTCGCCCTAGAAAAGTTAGATATCACA GGCAATGGGCATGAGGAGGTGGTCGCGTGTGCCTGGGACGGACAGACATATATTATTGATCACAACCGCACCGTTGTCCGCTTCCAAGTGGATGAAAATATCCGCGCCTTCTGTGCAG GCCTGTATGCCTGCAAAGAGGGCCGTAATAGCCCCTGCCTTGTGTACGTCACCTTTAACCAGAAGATCTATGTTTACTGGGAGGTGCAGCTGGAACGGATGGAGTCCACCAATCTGCTGAAACTGCTAGAAGCTGAGCCTGAGTACCACAGCCTCCTGCAGGAGCTGGGCATGG ATCCTGATGACCTCCCTGCAACTCGCACCCTGCTTCACCAAACTCTCTACCATCCGGACCAGCCACTAGAATGTGCTCCCTcaagcctccaggatcccacctAA
- the Itfg2 gene encoding KICSTOR complex protein ITFG2 isoform X1, which produces MRSVSYVQRVALEFSGSLFPHAICLGDVDNDALNELVVGDTSGKLSVYKNDDSRPWLTCTCQGMLTCVGVGDVCNKGKNLVVAVSAEGWFHLFDLTSTKVLDASGHHETLMGEEQRPVFKQHIPANTKVMLISDIDGDGCCELVVGYTDRVVRAFRWEELAEGTEHLTGQLVSLKKWMLEGQVDSLSVTPGPLGVPELMVSQPGCAYAVLLCTWNKDTVSPATSEGDTEGSRETPAARDVVLHQTSGRIHNKNVSTHLIGNIQQGHNSESRGSGLFALCTLDGEQCWAVLGTLKLMEEADKLLWSVQVDHQLFALEKLDITGNGHEEVVACAWDGQTYIIDHNRTVVRFQVDENIRAFCAGLYACKEGRNSPCLVYVTFNQKIYVYWEVQLERMESTNLLKLLEAEPEYHSLLQELGMDPDDLPATRTLLHQTLYHPDQPLECAPSSLQDPT; this is translated from the exons TTAAATGAACTGGTGGTGGGAGATACCAGTGGAAAGCTGTCTGTGTATAAGAATGATGACAGCCGGCCATGGCTCACCTGCACCTGCCAGGGAATG tTGACTTGTGTTGGAGTTGGAGATGTGTGTAACAAAGGAAAG AACCTTGTAGTGGCAGTGAGTGCTGAAGGCTGGTTTCACTTGTTTGACCTGACATCTACCAAAGTTCTGGATGCTTCTGGGCACCATGAGACACTCATGGGAGAGGAGCAGCGTCCAGTCTTCAAACAACACATTCCCGCCAACACCAAGGTCATGCTGATCAGCGACATCG ATGGAGATGGGTGTTGCGAGCTGGTAGTGGGCTACACAGACCGTGTGGTGCGGGCCTTTCGCTGGGAAGAGCTGGCTGAGGGCACTGAACACCTTACAGGACAGCTGGTGTCCCTCAAGAAATGGATGCTGGAGGGTCAG GTGGACAGTCTCTCGGTGACCCCAGGGCCACTGGGTGTTCCTGAACTGATGGTATCTCAGCCAGGCTGTGCTTATGCAGTACTTCTGTGCACCTGGAACAAGGATACTGTGTCCCCTGCTACCTCTGAGGGGGACACGGAGGGCAGTAG GGAGACCCCAGCTGCCCGAGATGTAGTGCTGCACCAGACTTCTGGCCGCATCCACAACAAGAACGTCTCCACTCACCTGATCGGCAATATCCAGCAAG GCCATAATTCTGAGAGTCGTGGCTCTGGCCTCTTTGCCCTGTGTACCCTGGATGGTGAGCAATGCTGGGCTGTGTTGG GGACGCTGAAGCTTATGGAGGAAGCAGACAAGCTGCTGTGGTCAGTCCAGGTGGATCACCAACTTTTCGCCCTAGAAAAGTTAGATATCACA GGCAATGGGCATGAGGAGGTGGTCGCGTGTGCCTGGGACGGACAGACATATATTATTGATCACAACCGCACCGTTGTCCGCTTCCAAGTGGATGAAAATATCCGCGCCTTCTGTGCAG GCCTGTATGCCTGCAAAGAGGGCCGTAATAGCCCCTGCCTTGTGTACGTCACCTTTAACCAGAAGATCTATGTTTACTGGGAGGTGCAGCTGGAACGGATGGAGTCCACCAATCTGCTGAAACTGCTAGAAGCTGAGCCTGAGTACCACAGCCTCCTGCAGGAGCTGGGCATGG ATCCTGATGACCTCCCTGCAACTCGCACCCTGCTTCACCAAACTCTCTACCATCCGGACCAGCCACTAGAATGTGCTCCCTcaagcctccaggatcccacctAA